A single window of Bradyrhizobium daqingense DNA harbors:
- a CDS encoding histidine phosphatase family protein codes for MSVPTIYFLRHGETEWNALGRLQGTQDVPLNAKGRGQAVHAADVLADLFRREGKDKAALPYVASPLGRARQTMELVRGKLELPPADYSLDDRLREIGYGTWEGLTLAESEASDPDVYASRLADKWTVAPAGGETYAAVQLRMLDWYESLLVDTVAVAHGGTCRALMVALGIETPASAAELYIEQGAVYVFRDGGLEKFS; via the coding sequence ATGTCCGTGCCCACGATCTACTTCCTTCGCCATGGCGAGACCGAGTGGAACGCGCTCGGACGGCTCCAGGGCACCCAGGACGTCCCCCTGAACGCAAAGGGCCGCGGCCAGGCGGTGCACGCGGCTGATGTTCTCGCCGATCTGTTCAGGCGCGAGGGCAAGGACAAGGCGGCGTTGCCATACGTGGCGAGCCCGCTCGGGCGAGCGCGCCAGACCATGGAACTCGTGCGCGGCAAGCTCGAACTGCCGCCTGCCGACTATTCGCTCGACGACCGCCTGCGGGAGATCGGCTATGGCACCTGGGAAGGGCTGACACTGGCCGAAAGCGAGGCCTCCGATCCCGATGTCTATGCAAGCCGCCTCGCCGACAAATGGACGGTCGCGCCGGCCGGCGGCGAGACCTATGCCGCCGTGCAGCTGCGGATGCTCGATTGGTACGAGTCGCTCCTGGTCGACACCGTCGCGGTCGCCCATGGCGGCACCTGCCGGGCCCTGATGGTGGCTTTGGGCATCGAGACCCCCGCCAGCGCGGCTGAGCTCTATATCGAGCAGGGCGCCGTCTACGTGTTTCGGGATGGGGGCCTGGAGAAGTTCAGTTAA
- the aroC gene encoding chorismate synthase, with amino-acid sequence MSFNTFGHMFRVTTFGESHGVAIGCVVDGCPPMIPLTEADIQRDLDRRRPGQSRFTTQRQEPDQVKILSGVMAHPETGVQVTTGTPIGLLIENTDQRSKDYSEIKDKFRPGHADFTYEAKYGLRDYRGGGRSSARETAMRVAAGAIARKVLPEVKVRGALVQIGPHKIDRAKWDWDEIAKNPFFCPDKDKAAFFETYLDAIRKSGSSIGAVIEVVAEGVPAGLGAPIYAKLDSDLAGAMMTINAVKGVEIGAGFGAAELTGEENADEMRTGNDGTRFLSNHAGGVLGGISTGQPVVVRFAVKPTSSILQPRLTVDRNGADTEIFTKGRHDPCVGIRAVPVGEAMMACVLADHFLRDRGQVGR; translated from the coding sequence ATGTCCTTCAACACCTTCGGCCACATGTTCCGCGTCACCACCTTCGGCGAGAGCCATGGGGTGGCGATCGGATGCGTGGTCGACGGCTGTCCGCCGATGATTCCACTCACCGAGGCCGACATCCAGCGGGACCTCGACCGCCGCCGGCCCGGGCAGTCGCGCTTCACCACCCAGCGCCAGGAGCCGGATCAGGTGAAGATCCTGTCCGGCGTGATGGCGCATCCGGAGACCGGCGTGCAGGTGACGACGGGCACTCCGATCGGGCTCTTGATCGAGAACACCGACCAGCGCTCGAAGGACTATTCGGAGATCAAGGACAAGTTTCGCCCCGGCCACGCCGACTTCACCTATGAGGCGAAGTACGGCTTGCGCGACTATCGCGGCGGCGGGCGTTCTTCTGCGCGCGAGACCGCGATGCGCGTTGCCGCCGGCGCAATCGCGCGCAAGGTGCTGCCCGAGGTGAAGGTGCGCGGCGCGCTGGTGCAGATCGGCCCGCACAAGATCGACCGCGCGAAGTGGGACTGGGACGAGATCGCGAAAAACCCGTTCTTCTGCCCCGACAAGGACAAGGCCGCGTTTTTCGAAACCTATCTCGACGCCATCCGCAAGAGCGGCTCCTCGATCGGTGCGGTGATCGAAGTTGTCGCCGAGGGCGTGCCGGCGGGCCTGGGCGCGCCGATCTACGCCAAGCTGGATTCCGATCTCGCGGGCGCGATGATGACCATCAACGCGGTGAAGGGCGTCGAGATTGGCGCCGGTTTTGGCGCGGCCGAATTGACCGGCGAAGAGAACGCCGACGAGATGCGCACCGGCAATGACGGCACGCGCTTCCTGTCCAACCATGCCGGCGGCGTGCTGGGCGGTATCTCTACCGGACAGCCGGTGGTGGTGCGCTTTGCTGTGAAGCCGACCTCGTCGATCCTGCAGCCGCGGCTCACCGTCGATCGCAACGGCGCTGATACCGAGATATTCACCAAGGGTCGCCACGACCCCTGCGTCGGCATCCGTGCCGTCCCCGTCGGCGAGGCCATGATGGCCTGCGTGCTCGCCGACCACTTTTTGCGCGACCGCGGGCAGGTGGGGCGGTAG
- a CDS encoding adenylate/guanylate cyclase domain-containing protein, whose amino-acid sequence MNSAELQRVLNWLIDGAWSAQEPAEMIADFCERLVAAGLPLWRFGIFIRTLHPEIFGRNFIWRQGEDVEIGSVDFDVLDTPEFAQSPLRIVFEQSVEVRGRVDDPNSKRFPIVDDMRAEGATDYIAVPLPFLDGSTHATSWMTRQPGGFSDDDIAAIRAIIAPLARVSEIISLRRTAEMLLDTYVGNRAGARILGGQIRRGHNDTMQAAIWLSDLRGFTALSDRLPAEAVVTILNHYFDCQVTAIRGHGGEVLKFMGDGLLAVFPIDEYVGDAAHVCAGVLEAARESRASVEALAIPVGDAVERFRFGVALHVGNILYGNIGGGNRLDFTCIGPAVNLAARLEKITGRLGRTVVASEGFANVCRHDWHELGEFPIAGFSKAQRVYGLADETYAQVG is encoded by the coding sequence ATGAACAGCGCCGAGCTCCAGCGCGTCTTGAATTGGCTGATCGACGGCGCCTGGTCGGCTCAGGAGCCGGCCGAGATGATCGCTGACTTCTGCGAACGTCTGGTCGCGGCCGGCCTGCCGTTGTGGCGGTTCGGCATCTTCATCCGCACGCTGCATCCCGAAATCTTCGGCCGCAACTTCATCTGGCGGCAGGGTGAGGATGTCGAAATCGGCAGCGTCGATTTCGATGTCTTGGATACGCCGGAATTCGCCCAAAGCCCGCTTCGTATCGTATTCGAGCAGAGCGTGGAGGTGAGAGGGCGGGTCGATGATCCCAACAGCAAGCGGTTTCCGATCGTCGACGACATGCGCGCCGAAGGGGCGACCGACTATATCGCAGTGCCGCTGCCGTTCCTCGACGGCTCGACTCATGCGACCAGCTGGATGACACGGCAGCCCGGCGGCTTCAGCGATGACGACATAGCGGCAATCCGGGCCATCATCGCGCCGCTCGCGCGTGTCAGCGAGATCATCAGCCTGCGCCGCACCGCCGAGATGCTGCTCGACACCTATGTCGGCAATCGGGCCGGCGCGCGCATCCTGGGCGGCCAGATCCGCCGCGGCCACAACGACACCATGCAGGCGGCGATCTGGCTCTCGGATCTGCGCGGCTTCACCGCGCTGTCGGACCGGCTGCCGGCCGAGGCGGTGGTCACGATCCTCAACCATTATTTCGATTGCCAGGTCACCGCGATCCGCGGCCATGGCGGCGAGGTCTTGAAATTCATGGGCGACGGTCTGCTCGCCGTGTTTCCCATCGACGAATATGTCGGCGATGCCGCCCATGTCTGCGCGGGCGTGCTGGAGGCAGCGCGCGAATCCCGCGCCAGCGTCGAAGCGCTCGCCATTCCTGTCGGCGATGCCGTCGAGCGCTTCCGCTTCGGCGTCGCGCTGCACGTCGGCAATATCCTGTATGGCAATATCGGCGGCGGCAACCGGCTGGACTTCACCTGCATCGGCCCCGCCGTCAATCTCGCGGCCCGGCTGGAGAAGATCACGGGCCGGCTGGGACGAACCGTCGTCGCGTCGGAAGGTTTCGCCAATGTCTGCCGGCACGATTGGCACGAGCTCGGCGAATTCCCAATCGCAGGATTTTCCAAGGCGCAGCGTGTGTACGGGCTGGCGGACGAGACGTACGCGCAGGTCGGCTGA
- the clpS gene encoding ATP-dependent Clp protease adapter ClpS, which produces MNDTVTTPKTRTRTKVERPRLHKVILINDDYTPREFVTMILKAEFRMTEDQAYKVMITAHKLGTCVVAVFTKDVAETKATRATDAGRAKGYPLLFTTEPEE; this is translated from the coding sequence ATGAACGATACCGTCACCACGCCGAAAACCAGGACGAGGACCAAGGTCGAGCGGCCGCGGCTGCACAAGGTCATCCTGATCAACGACGACTACACGCCGCGAGAGTTCGTCACGATGATTCTCAAGGCCGAATTCCGCATGACCGAGGATCAGGCCTACAAGGTGATGATCACCGCACACAAGCTGGGGACCTGCGTCGTCGCCGTGTTCACCAAGGACGTCGCCGAGACCAAGGCGACGCGCGCCACCGACGCCGGCCGCGCCAAGGGCTATCCGCTGCTGTTCACGACGGAGCCGGAGGAATAG
- the crcB gene encoding fluoride efflux transporter CrcB, producing the protein MNIQYILAVAAGGALGAVLRYLVAIGSGRAFGTDFPWGTLIINVTGSFLIGVFTALFATRWNLPQAARIFLTVGICGGYTTFSTFSLDAWYLIERGQTVASAVYMIASVVLSVGALIAALQLVRALP; encoded by the coding sequence TTGAACATCCAATACATTCTGGCGGTCGCCGCCGGCGGAGCGCTCGGCGCGGTCCTGCGCTATCTCGTTGCCATCGGTTCGGGGCGCGCCTTCGGCACCGACTTTCCCTGGGGTACGCTGATCATCAATGTCACGGGATCGTTCCTGATCGGCGTCTTCACCGCGCTGTTCGCGACGAGATGGAACCTGCCGCAGGCTGCCCGGATATTTTTGACGGTCGGCATCTGCGGCGGATACACGACGTTCTCGACGTTCTCGCTGGATGCCTGGTATCTGATCGAGCGCGGTCAGACCGTTGCATCCGCCGTCTATATGATTGCATCGGTGGTGCTGTCCGTGGGCGCGCTGATCGCCGCGTTGCAGCTCGTCCGCGCGCTTCCGTAG
- a CDS encoding MFS transporter — protein MTTTTPNAARTSLPRGIWVLGFVSMLMDISSEMIHALLPIYLVTVLGASTLTVGFIEGVAEATASITKIFSGALSDWLGRRKLLAALGYGLAAFTKPLFPLAPSVGWLVAARFIDRVGKGIRGAPRDALIADIAPVGLRGASFGLRQSLDTIGAFLGPLVAIGLMWWTADNFTIVFWVAVLPAFLAFGLIAFAVREPNPDPSRERAKNPLNLAAMRQLGAVYWRVVAVGIVFTLARFSEAFLILRAQNIGLSAMWVPAVLVLMNVAYALSAYPAGVLSDRINRTGLLALGLVFLAAADLALALLPSLAGLALGVVLWGLHMGLTQGLLSAMVADAAPPSLRGTAFGYFNLFTGLALLAASVIAGALWDVYGPQGTFLAGLGFALVSLVGLLAVGGGLTAKDQ, from the coding sequence GTGACGACGACGACACCGAATGCTGCGCGGACCTCGCTGCCCAGGGGAATCTGGGTGCTCGGCTTCGTCTCGATGCTGATGGACATCTCCTCCGAGATGATCCATGCGCTGCTGCCGATCTATCTCGTCACCGTGCTCGGCGCCTCCACGCTCACCGTGGGTTTCATCGAAGGCGTTGCCGAGGCGACCGCCTCGATCACCAAGATCTTCTCCGGCGCGCTGTCGGACTGGCTTGGCCGCCGCAAGCTGCTCGCCGCGCTCGGCTATGGGCTGGCCGCCTTCACCAAACCGCTGTTTCCGCTTGCGCCAAGCGTCGGGTGGCTGGTGGCGGCGCGCTTCATCGACCGCGTCGGAAAGGGCATCCGCGGCGCACCGCGCGATGCGCTGATCGCCGATATCGCTCCGGTCGGCCTGCGTGGCGCAAGCTTCGGGCTGCGGCAATCGCTCGACACCATAGGCGCCTTCCTCGGGCCGCTCGTTGCGATCGGCCTGATGTGGTGGACGGCCGACAATTTCACCATCGTGTTCTGGGTGGCGGTGCTGCCGGCCTTTCTGGCCTTTGGACTGATCGCCTTCGCCGTGCGCGAGCCGAACCCCGATCCGAGCCGCGAGCGTGCGAAGAATCCGCTCAATCTCGCCGCGATGCGCCAGCTCGGAGCGGTGTACTGGCGCGTCGTCGCGGTCGGAATCGTGTTCACGCTGGCGCGCTTCAGTGAGGCCTTCCTGATCCTGCGAGCACAGAACATCGGACTCAGTGCGATGTGGGTGCCGGCGGTACTGGTGCTGATGAACGTCGCCTATGCGCTGTCGGCCTATCCGGCGGGCGTGCTGTCGGACCGGATCAACCGGACCGGCCTGCTCGCGCTCGGCCTGGTCTTCCTCGCCGCCGCCGACCTGGCGCTGGCCCTGCTCCCGAGCCTTGCTGGCCTCGCGCTCGGCGTCGTGCTGTGGGGACTGCATATGGGACTGACGCAAGGCCTGCTCTCGGCCATGGTCGCCGATGCCGCCCCGCCAAGCCTGCGCGGCACCGCCTTCGGCTATTTCAACCTGTTCACGGGACTTGCCCTGCTCGCTGCGAGCGTGATCGCCGGCGCGTTGTGGGACGTTTATGGCCCTCAAGGCACGTTCCTGGCGGGGCTCGGCTTCGCGCTGGTCTCGCTCGTCGGGCTGCTCGCGGTCGGCGGCGGGCTGACGGCAAAGGACCAATGA
- a CDS encoding DUF1194 domain-containing protein has protein sequence MRLLFSIGAVLVAGVLAGGDVAGVAAPGPNFEPTKTQRLAADKDAQAVDVELVLAVDVSYSMDMDELAIQREGYAQAIQSKEFLQALKLGPNGRIAVTYFEWAASSDQKIIIPWRLVDGPETADAVAAEIMKTPIRRASRTSISGAINFAMPLFDEDPYRGLRRVIDISGDGPNNNGGPVTVARDAALEKGIVINGLPIMVKEPSYSTMDIDNLDFYYEDCVIGGPGSFVITIKERDKFKEAIRTKLLMEVAGRTPERPVRQVADKEPRVNCMIGEKIWSDRWGR, from the coding sequence ATGCGCTTGCTGTTCTCGATCGGGGCTGTGCTGGTGGCCGGCGTACTCGCCGGAGGAGATGTCGCGGGCGTTGCGGCACCGGGGCCGAATTTTGAGCCGACCAAGACTCAGCGGCTCGCCGCCGACAAGGACGCACAGGCGGTCGACGTCGAGCTGGTCCTAGCGGTCGATGTCTCCTACTCCATGGACATGGACGAGCTCGCGATCCAGCGCGAAGGTTACGCGCAGGCGATCCAGTCGAAGGAATTCCTCCAGGCCTTGAAGCTCGGTCCGAACGGCCGGATCGCTGTGACCTATTTCGAATGGGCCGCCTCCAGCGACCAGAAGATCATCATCCCCTGGCGGCTGGTCGACGGCCCGGAGACGGCGGACGCGGTCGCCGCCGAGATCATGAAGACGCCGATCCGGCGCGCCTCGCGCACCTCGATCTCCGGCGCGATCAATTTCGCGATGCCGCTGTTCGACGAGGATCCGTATCGCGGCCTGCGCCGCGTGATCGACATTTCCGGCGACGGCCCAAACAACAACGGCGGTCCGGTCACGGTGGCGCGCGACGCCGCGCTCGAGAAGGGCATCGTCATCAACGGTCTGCCGATCATGGTCAAGGAGCCATCTTATTCGACCATGGATATCGACAATCTCGATTTCTACTACGAGGACTGCGTCATCGGCGGTCCCGGCTCATTCGTCATCACGATCAAGGAGCGCGACAAGTTCAAGGAAGCGATCCGCACCAAGCTGCTGATGGAGGTCGCCGGCCGCACGCCGGAGCGGCCGGTGAGGCAAGTTGCGGACAAAGAACCGCGCGTCAATTGCATGATCGGCGAGAAGATCTGGTCGGATCGCTGGGGCCGCTGA